The Chryseolinea soli nucleotide sequence GTGAACGCCAACGGTCCGAACAAGCCCGATGGTATCAGCGGTTTCCTGGGTTATGCCAACACACAAACCCAGATCACCCTGGCCTGGAGCGATAACCCCACGCCTCTGAATAATGAGACCGGCTTTGAGATCTACAGAGGTCCCACGATTAGCGGTCCTTTTAGCATTGTCACGACGACTGTCGCCAACGCTAACTCTTTTATTGATACCAACCTGACGCCGAACACCACGTATTATTACTTGGTAAGACCGATCAACGCTTCGTCTGCAGGTCCCGTATCGCCGACCATTGGTGTTGCCACGAAAGTGGATGCCACACCTCCGACGGCTCCTACAAACCTGACCATCACCGGAACCAGCCCCGTTTCAGTTTCTTTGTCGTGGACTGCGGCAACGGATGATGTGGGCGTATACCGCTACGACATCTACAAAAATGGTGTAAAGACGTTGGCCGTAAATGATGTACAGGGCACTGTATTCAACCTCACCGCAGGTGAAGTATACAACTTCACCGTGAAAGCGAGAGACGTAACGGGCAACAGCTCGACCGAAAGTAACCAGGTGACGGCCCCCGCCGTCAACAACGGTCTTAACTATAAGGCATTCACCGGCACATGGACCAACCTCCCGGTGGATTTCAACGCCATCACACCAGTGAAGATCGGTAACACCCCTAACGTCGACCTCAGCGTAGCGCCTTCGGCTAACAACTATGCGATGTACTGGGAAGGTATGATCAACATCACGGCCGCCGGTACCTATACGTTTGAAACCTACTCCGACGATGGCAGCAAGCTGTACATCGGTGGCTACGGTTCTCAATACCAGGTGGTGAACAACGATGGATCGCACGGCGTGCGCTATCGCTCGGGCAACAAGACCTTTGCGGCACCCGGTCAATATCCGATCGTGATCACCTACTTCCAGGCAACCAGCGGAGCGACGATGCAGGTTTATTGGAGCAACACGCCCACCGGTATCACGTCCCGTCAGCAGATCCCGAATAGCGCCTTTGCTTCGAACTTTGTAATGCCCGGTGCAGCTCCTGCGCCGCCTACCCAGTTGACTGCTCAAGCCGTTGCCTACAACCAGATCAACCTGACCTGGACGGACAACAGCTCGAACGAGACAGGTTTCCAACTGTACAGAGCCACCAACACGGCTGGTCCTTATGCCACTGTAGGTACAATCGCGGCTAATACCACATCGTTTAGCGACAAGACGGTTGCTCCTGCAACGAAATACTTCTACCGTATCAAGGCCATCGGTCGCTACGGTGAGTCTGATTTGTCGAATGAAATCGCCAGGAGTTTGTCCTACTCGTACTATGAGGCAAACTTGGCCAATCTCAATACGATCAACTCGTTGACACCGGTCAAAACCGGCACGTCTTCGACCTTTGACCTGACGGTGCGCAACCGCACGACCAACTACGCATTCAAGTGGGTGGGTAAGATCAACATACCGACTACCGGTAACTATACCTTCTACACCACTTCCGACGACGGCAGCTTGCTCTATATCGACGGCGTGCTGCGTGTATCGAATGACACCCAAGTCAGTGTTGAGAAGTCAGCTACTATCAATAACCTGACGGCGGGTGCACACGACATCGTAGTCGCCTACAGACAGAACTCCGGTGGAGCCTCACTGAACGTAAGCTGGCAAGGTCCCAATATTACAAAGGCTGTGATCCCGGCCGGCGTATTAGCCCAAGATGAAATAAATGCCACAACGCCTGCGTTGCCCGCTGCCCCTGCAGCACCGACCAGCTTAGCCGCTACGCCGCTGTCGAAATCCTCGATCCAAGTATCGTGGACGGATGCCAGCACGACGGAAACCGGTTTCGAACTGTATCGTTCCGTGCATGTGAACACCAACTTCGTGTTGTTCAAGTCCCTGCCTCCGAACACCAACTCGTTCCTGGACGCTGGTTTGTTCCCGAATGAAACCTACTTCTATAAAGTATCGGCCGTTGGTGTAGGCGGAAGCAACTCTACAGCGATCGTGAGCGCGGCCACCCTGAACACCAAACCGGTGATCACCGACGTAGCCGACATCACTGTGAAATACGGCAAGACCCTTAGCTTGAGCGTTATCTCGCAAGACGATGACCACGAGCCTTTGACATTGACTGCTCAAGGCCTCCCCGGAAGCTGGGCAACCTTCGCCGATCAAGGCGATGGTACCGGTACCCTGGCCCTTGCGCCACTCATCGGCAACCTTGGCCAGTATCCGAACGTCCGCATCATTGTTGCTGACCAGCACAACGGCAAGGATACAACGACCTTTAAGATAACCGTAACCGACAAAGACGTACCCGCCATCGTTCCTGTGACCGATGTAGTGGTGAACGAAGGTTCGAACAGCGCCGTGACCATCACGGCAACGTCTGACGCCGGCACGGCAAACCTGACCTGGACCGCGGTGAACTTCCCTTCGTTCGCAACGTTGACAAACGATGCGCTCGGAACCGGAACCGTAACCCTGAACCCTGGCTATATCCACTCCGGCGACTATAACCTGACCGTGAAGGTGAAGGACAACGTAGGAGGGGAGTCTTCCAGAACGTTCAAAGTAACCGTAGTGGATGTGAACCCCAATTCGTCGATCTCGATGAACCTGGTGTACTCTACCAATGCGAATGCACCCTGGAACAACATCACCGGATTGACCACGACCGGTTTGAAAAACAATACTGGTGCGACCACCACCGTGGGATTGGCTTTCCAAACCACCGCATGGAACACCTGGTTCGAAGGTACCCAGACCGGCAACAACTCCGGTGTGGTTCCCGACAACGTACTGAGCGACTACTACTACTTCGGTATCTTCGGAGCACCGAACACGGTAGACGTGAAGGTGACAGGTTTGAATCCTGCCATGACCTATGCGTTCAAATTCCTCGCCTCCAGCAAGTGGACCGGTGTGCCTGATAACGGTACAACCCGCTACACCATTGGAGCGCAAACTTCCGCTGTGAATGCACAGAACAACACCAGCAACCTGGCGATCATCAATGGTGTGACCCCTGCCGGTGACGGTTCCGTGACCTTCACGATGAGCAAAGATGGCGCGTCGGTAGTAGGTTACCTGAATGCTCTTATTGTAGAGTCTCAATACCAAGCAGGCACGACACCTGCCGCTCCCCGCGCATTGGATATTGCCCTGACACCGAACAACGAAGCGAAACTGACTTGGATCGATGCACCGTTCAACGAAACTGGTTTCGACGTCTTCCGTTCGACGACCAAGGGCGGTACCTATACCAAGATCAACGCATCCCCTGTGGCTGCGAACAGCACATCGTATACGGATGCCAGCTTGACGGAAGATACCAAGTACTTCTATCAGGTAAGAGCGTTCAACGATATTGGAACATCGCCTTACTCGAACCTCGACTCGATCAGTGTGCCTAACCTTGCACCGAAGATCACCATCAATGGCAACCTGGCGTTGACCCGCGGTGTGCAATCTTCGATCACGGTTTCCGCTACCGATCTTCCCGCGAACCTTTTCACCATGGCCGTGACCAACCTGCCTTCGTTCGCAACGTATCAGCAGACCACGCCGACCTCCGGTACCATCACTTTCAATCCTACCTCGGCTAACCTGGGTGTGTTCACCTTCACGGTTTCCGCTACGGATAACAAGAGCGCTACAGCGACGAAAGATGTGACGGTAACGGTGAGCGAGACCCTGGTGTATAGAATAGACTTGAACTTCAACCAGAACTCGGTTGCTGCAGCACCTTGGAACAACACAAGCAAGGCTCCTGTAATCAACGACGTGTTCTCGAACCTGAAAGATGAAGGTGGCGTGAACCGCAACGTGAGCGTGACCCTGCTCTCTTCTTTTGGAGGCGTATACAATGAAGGTGCAGTGACCGGCACAAACTCCGGTGTAGTACCCGACGCTGTATTGCAAGAATACTACTGGTTCGGTGCCTTCAATGCACCGGATGCCGCAAAACTGAAAGTGTCTGGTCTCGATAAGCTGAACAAGTATACGTTCAAGTTCGTCGCCAGCAGTAACTTCAACAACAACGGATCCATCATCAACAACGGTAGCACCGTGTTCACGATCGGTGCACGTTCGTCCTCTGTAAATGTTCAGGGCAACACCTCTAACCTGGCCGTGATCACCGACGTGGTGACCAACGCCAGCGGCGAAGTGACCATCGACATCACCAAAGGCGGCGACGCAACGGTAGGTTATATCAACGGTTTGATCATCGAAGCCGTGGCCATCGATCCTTCGGGCTTTGCACCGACGAACCTCACGGCTTCCGGAAATTCGAAGACCAACATCATCTTGAACTGGTCTGACAACTCGCCTACGGAAACCGGCTTCCAGGTATATCGCTCCACTACGACATCGGACGGCGTGTATTCGCTGATCGGAACAACCGGCGCAGATGTAGCCACCTACACGGACAACACCGGTGCCACCAACGGCAAGAAATACTACTACAAAGTTAGAGCCGTCATCCCGAGCGGATTCACAGCCTACAGCAACGTGGCCAGCGCCGGAACGGTAGCCTTCGCAGTGTACATCAACGTGAACGGTGTAGCCGCTTACGATGCACCGGCACCTTGGAACAACTTGAGCCGCCTGGCGGTAGACAACGACGTGTTCTTCAACCTGAGAGACGAATTGGGCAAACAAACCGGCCTGCGCCTCCGCTTCGTGGAAGCCATGGAAGGTATGAACGACTGGGGTATGTCGACCGGCAATGACTCCGGTATCTTCCCCGACAAAGTGTTGAAGAGCTTCTATTACACCAACGCCTACAACGGTATCGGCAAGCTGACCGTGGAAGGTCTGGATCAAGGATTCAACTATAACTTCGGCTTCATGGGCGCTATCGACGTGCAGCTGAACGTGACCACCAACTTCTCGATCGGCGACAGAACCGTGTCGAACCGTCAGGATCAGAACATCTCGAATGTAGCGTACATCCGCAGCGTTCAACCCGATCAGAACAGCGAAGTGAAGATCCAGGTGCAGGAAGCTCTCGGATCACCCTGGTCGATCCTCAACGCGATCGTGATCGAAGCCTATCCTACGGACGACCGCAAGTCGGGTGTAGCCGGTGGCAGAACCAATACAAGCGGCCAGATGCGCGAAGTTCGCTACGGAGAGTCCAACCCTTCGGTGTTGCTCTATCCTAACCCGACACAACGCGAGTTGAACGTTCAAACCCTCGATTCTTCGATCGGTGATGTTCGCTACTCGATCGTGGATGCCATGGGTAAAGTGATGAAAGAAGGCACTTACGCCAACGACGAAGTGTCGTCCAACTTCACCGTCGATCTCCAAAGCAGCGGCTTCCAGAATTCGGTATACTTTATCAAACTGGTATATCCTGACGGAAAAGTGCAGCTGAAGAAGTTCGTCAAATACTAAGAATGTCTTTCTGAAAGACCTACCTCAAAACCGGGGTAGGTCTTTTTTTTGCTCTCATTTTAATACCTTTGTGGGTATTAACCCTTTTTTGTACACTTTATCAGAGACTATTGAATTACGTTAAAAATCTTGACGGAATCCGTGGGTTTGCCATTGTGCTGGTAATGTTCTTTCATTACGATTATCTGATCGAGGCCGGTTGGGTAGGCGTACAGTTGTTCTTTGTTCTTTCCGGTTTCCTCATCACCACCATCCTGATGCAGGACAGGCAAGACCAGCCCTTGGGTCATTACCTGAAAGGCTTTTACTGGCGCCGGACGCTTCGCATATTTCCCATTTACTATTTGTACCTGCTGATCGTGGCGTTGGTGTACGCCAAATTTCATACGCCCGAGGACTTCAAACAAACGGCACCGTTCCTGTTCACCTACACCTACAACTTGTTCCCGCTGGTGTATGAATTCAGTTTCGACATCTTCTTCACGCACTTCTGGTCGCTTTCCATTGAGGAGCAATTTTATCTTTTCTGGCCCATCATCGTCTATTTCCTCTCCACGCGGCAACTGCGCGTGCTGCTGGTGGTCATGATCCTGGTGGCGCCCGTGATCCGGTTTTGGCTGGCCAACTACTTGCTGGACGATGGGATCTCCAAAGATTTTACGGAACAGATCGTCTATCGCTTCACGTTTAGTCAATGGGATGCGTTCGCCTTTGGGGCGGCCATACCCGTATTTGGCCTCCAGGCGACGTCGTTCAACCCCTACAAGCTGTTGGTGGCGGGGATGGTGATGTTCGTCGGGTTCGGAATATTCAATTACAGGATGTTACTGGCAGAAGGCGAGAACGTAGGGCTTACGTCTTTCGGATTCCCGTTGGGCGTGCTGAACAACTACCAGCACGTGTGGTCCTATTCGCTCCTCAGCCTGGTTTGTATGGGCTTTATCCTGATCTGTGTGAAATACAGCCACAACATCGTGGTAAAAACCGTGTTTGGGAACCCGCTCATGGTGTTCCTGGGCAAGATCTCCTATGGCCTCTATGTCTATCATTGGGTCATCTGGATGGCCTTTGGCAGATTTCTTAAACCTTATTTCTCTTTCCCTTTACTGGGTTTTGTCTGCTACAGTGTTATTTGCATCGGCGTAGCCTATCTCAGTTTTGTTTTGATCGAAAAGCCGCTGCTGTCCTTTAAAAATAAGTTTTTCCATCGTAACCAAATCGCGACATGATTCAGACCAACGAGTTGGTTTCTTTTTTGAAATTGAAGACCGTGCATTCGGGATTCTTGGATCAAATTAAAGTCAGCTACCGCCCCCTGATCTGCCCTTTCGACGAATTGCTCAATGAAGTGAAAGACGCCCAAAGCGCGTTCGACATCGGTTGTGGCTCGGGCCAGTTCGCCTTGTTGCTGGCCGAATTCACCAGCATCAAAAGGATCGGTGGCATCGAGATCGACAAACGCCTCATCACCAACGCCCGCGAACTGCTGCAACCCTACAGCGGCAAGGTGACCACCGATTTCCAGCCCTATGATGGCAGCACGCTGCCGGATGCCATGAAGGAATACGACCTGATCTTTTTGATCGACGTGCTCCATCACATTCCCGTAGCCTACCAGGAGTCCTTCATCAAAAAAGTATATGACCACATGCGCCCCGGTGCGCGGTTCATCGTGAAAGACATCAACGGCGGCAGCCCTTTCGTGCTCTTCAACAAGATGCACGACCTCATCTTCGCCCGCGAGATCGGCCACGAATGGTCCATGAAACGCCTCATCGATACGGCCCAACAAGCCGGTTTTAAGATCCTTAGCACGAGTAAAAAGCAAATCTATGTTTATCCCCACTACACCGTCATCCTCACGAAATAAGGTAGCCTACAACATCCTGCTGGTCCTTATCGTTGCCTGGATGGCGACGTATCCTATTTACCAGAATTTTTACCGGGGTGAGGCCGTCGAACAATACCAACGCTTCCTCGATTGGAAAGCCGACAATTCGATGTTCTACAACCCCTGGCAATACCGCATCCTGTGCTACGAGATCGTCGAGGGCACCTACCAGGTGTTGGATCACACGGTATTCAACCTCATTCACTTTCGCGAACCGCAGCTGAATTTACCCGGCAACACCAGCGATAAAAACGAAGTCACGCAAAAGTTGCTGCAACTTGCCCAGCAACCGGAGTTTATCAAATACTCCATCGTATTCATTGGCTTTCGCTTTTTGCAGAACGCTCTCATTTTTGGGTTGGCCTTTATTTATTTCTCGCACTTCGTGAAAACCCGCGCGGTGGTGTTGCTCAGCATCATGTTCATCCCGATCATGATGGGCAATGCGGTGGTGGATAGCGATCTTTCCTTCAACACCTATATGGACATCACGTTGTACCTGTTGACAGGGCTTGTCATTGTGAAAGGCTACAGCGACTGGTGGATATTGCTCATCACCATCGTGGGCGCACTGAACCGCGAAACGTCGATGCTCATTCCCGCCATCTATTTTTGTTCGAAGGTAGATTGGTCGGCATGGCCCAACTTCAGGAAATTGTTCTTTACCGATCTCAAGCCGCTCATGATCGCCGCCCTCTCCATGGTATTTTTTGTTGCCATTTTTGTGGCAATACGGGCGCACTTTGGCTACCGGCCGCAAACCGACTGGCGTGTACCCGCCGGGTTGCCCATGCTGAAGATGAATTTGTTTAGCGGCGTGAGCGTGAAAACGTATATGGAAATGTATGGTGTGTTCGGATTCCTGCCCATTTGGTGTCTCTTCCTGTTCAAAGAGATGAACCCGTCCCTGAAGGTATTTTTTATCGTGATCGTGCCCGTGTGGTTTGCGGTCCACTTCATTTCGGTGGTCGCTTACCAAAGCCGGTTGTATCTGGTGCCTACACTGCTCATCTTTTTCCCGGCCGTGTTGCAGCACATCGAAAATCAAATACAGGCCAGGCAACGCCTGGCCTGATTAAAAAGGGTCTTATTCAAGTCGTTTGTACCATGCGTCGGCATACGGTGTCTGATGCCGTATCTCCATGACGCGGTCTAACGTGATGATCTTGGTTTTGTATTTGCTGATGTGCACGTAGTAGTAGTCATCCACTTTTTTCACTTCAGCTTGTACGCCGTCTTCAGCCATGTTGCGCACCAGCTTGTTGGCATTGGATTGCTTTTTGAACGTTCCCACAATGAGGTAGTAATAATTGCCGGGCAGTTTGTCGTCCACTTCCATGTGGTCTTGCCACGAGGGTCTGCGCTCCGGAGTAGTGGGCTCGGCCACGGCGGTTTGGGCGGCGGTGGTATCGGTGCTCTTGGTGTCGACGGTTTCCTCTTCTTTCTTCTCCGGTTCTACGGGAGGCGGCACGGGCGCTTGTGTCACGGCATCCTGTTTAATGGTGGAGCTCTGCTTCTTGGTCTTGCGCGAGACGGGGTCGACAAACTTGCCAAAGCGCCACTTCAATTGCACTTCATTCGAACCACCGGTAGATACTTGCATGTTCGGGGTAGGGAAGTCGTAGGCAAAGCCGATCTCGATATCCTTGATGTGTACCCGCAGCATGGCGTTGGGCCCAAAATACTGGCGGTAGCCACCTCCCACATCGAGTATATTTTTATACGACACAAAGGCGCCGGCTTCGTACAGGTTCAGATTGTTTTCATTAAAGCGATACGAAAACGATGGTTGCAGGGCCCACGTGTCGGTCACCAGGTTAAAGCGATAGGTGGCAAAAGCGATCTTGTTCTTCAGTTGGCTGAACGTCACCTTCTGGAAATTGTCTTCGGAAAGCGTCTGGTGATCCACCAGTTGCAACATGGAAAAACCGAGGGTCAGGTTCTTGAACGTGTAGTTCACGCCGAATTGTCCGTTGAAAGCAAAATTATTGTTGGTGCTGTTGAGAATGGCCGGGTCGTTGGAGTCGACATTGGAGATTTCCTCTTGCCGGATACGATTTGAGAAGATGCCAGCAGAAATACCAAAGCCCACCGAGTGGTTCGTAGCGATGGGCACTTTATACCCGAAGGTGAGCATAGCCGACGTGGCCGATAAGAGTACGGTACGATCGTTATACACGCTCAACCCAATCGCCATACGCGGGTCGATCGGATGCTGAAGGTCGAACTGCATCGTACGCGGACCGTCCTTGATGCCCGTCCATTGCTGACGATACGATACGTTGGCCTCCGTGCGCCGCCCCGCCGCAACCATCGACGGATTTATCGTGTATGGATTAAAGATCCATTGGGTATAGAAAGGATACTGTTGCGCAGTCGCCGACAAGGTTAGGAGTAGCAGTATCGAAACGAGGGTAAATTTCTGCATAGGGTCACAGGTCTTTTTTCTTTTTTATTTCAGGATGCGAACGGCGCCGGTCAGTTTTCGTCCATCCGTACAGGAAAGCGTATAATAATAATCGCCTTCGCCGAGCGGCTTGCCTTTGTAGGTACCATTCCAGTTGTTCTCATAGGGGAATGCATCAAACACCTGCTGTCCGGAGCGGGCAAATACGGCCAGCCTGCATTCGCGATACGATTCCACGTTGCGGAAGGTCCAGTACTCGCCGACGTTGTCGTTGTTCGGGGAGAAGAACTTCGGGATCTCATCCGTCTTGTCGATCACGCTGATATTTACCTCGTCGCTGGCGCTTAACGTGTCGCTATCTACCACCGTCAACCGGAACACATAGTCGCCCAGTGCCATGTCGGTGATGTGGATCACGTTGGCATCCACCGTGAACGGCACCTGTGTACCACCGATCTGTTCCCAGAAATAGCGTTCAATAAACCCGTCAGGATCCAAGCCCTGGCCTGCGATAAGCGCCTCATTGTCGGGCAACACGATGACCAGGTCATCGCCGGCATAGGCCACAGGCTTCTTCTTCACGTTTTGAGAATCTTCCGTAACATATACAATGGCGTCGCTGTAGGCTGAAGCATTTTCGTCGTCGGTTGCCGTCAGCCGGAACACATACATGCCCAGCACCAGTCCGCTGACATCGAGGGTAAGGGTCGTGGCACCCGAAATTGTGGCTGTGTTGGGGCCTTGCACTTGCGTCCACTTCACGCTTTGAACCGTGCCGTCGGTATCGGTGGCGGTTCCGTTCAAAGTGGCTTGGGTGGTCGGTAAGTTAACCACTTGTCCTGCGCCCGCGCTCACCACCGGAGGCTGGTTGGGAGGTACGGGTCCAACAACGACCTGCACATTGTCGGTCGCCACGGCGCCACCATTGTCTGTCGCTTCAAGACTAAATACATACGTGCCGACCGCGAGGTTTGACACTTGCAACGACAAGGTCAGATCGCCGGAAAGCGTCGCGGCAGCACCGCTCACTTGTTTCCATTTCACGGACGCGATCGTGCCGTCCGGATCGGTAGCGGTGCCGTTAAGTGTGACCTGAGTGGTGGGAAGGAAGATCTGCTGATCTGCTCCGGCGTTCACCACAGGAGGTTTGTTAACAGTGGCCGGCAGCACGGTCACCACGATCTGGTCGAACGAGGATGCACCCCCGTTGTCGGTCGCGGTGAGTTGAAGGGTATAGACGCCTTCCACCAGGTTCAGACAGTTCAGATCTTTTTCGGTTGGGTTAGCCAAGGTCACCGTGGGACCACTGGCCTTGGTCCACAGATAGCTTTGAATGCTGCCATCGTCGGTAACGTCGGCGTTTAGCAACACGGTGTTTTGAGGGAGATAGATGATGGTGTCCAGGCCTAGTTTTACATCCGGTGCGAGGTTGTTTGTGGGAGGCACTACCAGCAGCGTCATTTGATCAAACGATGAAGCCAGCATGTCGTCCGTCACGGTGATGCGGAAGGAGAAGGTGCCCTGTGCGAGGTTGCTCACTCTCAAGGTGGCACCATCCTGTCCGGCCAAGGTTGCCGCGGGGCCGCCGGTCTGGGTCCAATCATAGGAGATCACGGTGCCGTCCACATCCGAGCCGCTGCCCAAAAGCGATGTGGCGTTCACGGGAAGATAAAGACGCTTATCGCCGCCGGCGAATGCAATGGGCGGCTGGTTCACGTTGGCGGGCCTCACCAGCACTATGGTAATGTCGGCGTTGGTGGCACCACCATTGTCGGTCACGGTCAATTGGAAAGCGTATTGGCCTTCCTGCAGATTGGTCACCGTAAGGGTAGTGGTGTTGTCGTTGGTCAGTGTGGCGGTGCCGCCGCTCACTTTTATCCACTTGTAGGAAGCGATGATGCCATCCGGATCAAAGCCCGAACCTACCAGGTTGATGCTGTTCGTCGGCAAGGTGATGGTCTGGTTATCTTGTACGATCGCCAATGGCGGCTTGTTGGCCGTGCCGTCGCTTACTGTGATCAGAATGTCGTCGGATCCGGTAGCGTTGCTGTCGTCAGTGACCGTCAGACGGAGCCTGTATGTCCCCGTCACCAAACCTGCCAACGTTGTGTTGGCCGCGGCCGGTGTGCCAAAGACAGAAGTGTTTGGTCCGCTGACCTGTGTCCAGGCATAGGATTGTATCGTACCGTCTTCATCAAAGCCCGATCCGGAAAGTGTCGTCGACGTGGCGGGAAGATAAAGCGATTGGTTCGGTCCCGCATCGGCGAAAGGAGCGCGGTTCACGGTTGCCGGCAAGACGGTAATGGTGGCAGTGGATGATCCGGTGGCACCCTTATCATCCGTCACCATAAGGCGAAACACATAGGTGCCTTCCACGAGGTTGTTTACCTGTAAAGAAGCAATGGCGGGTGTAACCAGGGTCGCTGCGGGGCCGGAGACTTTTGTCCAGGCGTAAGAAGCTATAGAGCCGTCTCCATCCGTTCCGGAGCCGGCCAGGGTGATGCTGTTGGTGGGGAGTTGCAAGATCTTATTTCCACCCGCGTTAGCGATGGGAGGTTGATTGGTAGTGGCCGGTTGCACCGTTACCTGTACTTCGTCTGTGCCGCTGCCTCCGTCGTTGTCTTGCGCAACTATTTTGAATTTATACGTACCCGCCACCATGTTCAAAACGGTCAGCGCATCGGTGGTCTCATTGTTCAACAAAGCTGCCGGTCCACCGGTTTGCGTCCACGCATACGAAGCGATGGTGCCATCGGGATCGTTCGCGGTGACATTGAGTACGATGCTGTTGGTAGGAAGATAAATGATCTGGTCTGATTCTGCGACCACTGTCGGAAGCTGGTTGGTAGAAGCAGGCAGCACCGTCAGGGTCATTTGATCGCTTGCCGAAGCCAGGTTGTTGTCCAACACCGAGATCTGGAAAACATAGTCGCCCACATTCAAGCCGTTCACCGAGAGCGTCGGAGATCCTTGTCCACTCAACGTCGCTGCCGGGCCGGAAACTTTTATCCAGGTGTAGGCGTCCACGGTGCCGTCAGGGTCGTTGGCCGTGGCCGTAATGTCATAAGAACCGACAGCGGCCGACACGGTTTTGTCGCCCCCGGCATAAACCACCGGCGCAATGTTGCCGGTCGTAACGGTGACAGTAGCTAAGTCACTGGCCGATGCGCCTTGATTGTCGGTCACGGTGAAGCGAAACACATAGATGCCCTCCACGAGGTTGGTGAGCGTAAGCGTGGCCGTATTGTCGCCGGCGAGTGTCGCTGCAGGGCCACTGGCCTTTGTCCACAAAACACTGGCGATGGATCCGTCAGGGTCCGAAGAGGTGCCGGTGAGCGTGGTTGAGTTGGTG carries:
- a CDS encoding class I SAM-dependent methyltransferase, yielding MIQTNELVSFLKLKTVHSGFLDQIKVSYRPLICPFDELLNEVKDAQSAFDIGCGSGQFALLLAEFTSIKRIGGIEIDKRLITNARELLQPYSGKVTTDFQPYDGSTLPDAMKEYDLIFLIDVLHHIPVAYQESFIKKVYDHMRPGARFIVKDINGGSPFVLFNKMHDLIFAREIGHEWSMKRLIDTAQQAGFKILSTSKKQIYVYPHYTVILTK
- a CDS encoding fibronectin type III domain-containing protein, which translates into the protein MKKSLALVVTLLLVAFSAFSQSVPFPTGPRDNNALENWGYQQVGTNWDTSPFLPFIYQGRWFRLMPPNGVTYTAATKTWTFSEPGKKYPLIMFLHGAGEAGTDNNNQLKHGGQIHRDAVLSGKFPGFLFYEQSSTLDQIKAQLEKLIATLPIDINRIYIHGLSGGGGDTWKFAIANPTLIAGAFPMSASNDDAKQEKMLYMNLRQSQGERDNNPNPGWTQTIVDWFNANGGHLEYFYLLGVGHGTWDAMYNRADFFPWFLSHKKNEILVLFNRNLLCPGAPTSVTMGFTPGFDAYEWQKDGVTIPGATAFKITATAFGSYTGRIKNRGVWSDWATPVVVGTKPPTYTPAITPTAGETIVLPAPDGSTTTSLEEPEGYTAYVWKNAATNAIVANTRVYANAPVGTYKATVTEQNGCSSVESPAFTVVNANGPNKPDGISGFLGYANTQTQITLAWSDNPTPLNNETGFEIYRGPTISGPFSIVTTTVANANSFIDTNLTPNTTYYYLVRPINASSAGPVSPTIGVATKVDATPPTAPTNLTITGTSPVSVSLSWTAATDDVGVYRYDIYKNGVKTLAVNDVQGTVFNLTAGEVYNFTVKARDVTGNSSTESNQVTAPAVNNGLNYKAFTGTWTNLPVDFNAITPVKIGNTPNVDLSVAPSANNYAMYWEGMINITAAGTYTFETYSDDGSKLYIGGYGSQYQVVNNDGSHGVRYRSGNKTFAAPGQYPIVITYFQATSGATMQVYWSNTPTGITSRQQIPNSAFASNFVMPGAAPAPPTQLTAQAVAYNQINLTWTDNSSNETGFQLYRATNTAGPYATVGTIAANTTSFSDKTVAPATKYFYRIKAIGRYGESDLSNEIARSLSYSYYEANLANLNTINSLTPVKTGTSSTFDLTVRNRTTNYAFKWVGKINIPTTGNYTFYTTSDDGSLLYIDGVLRVSNDTQVSVEKSATINNLTAGAHDIVVAYRQNSGGASLNVSWQGPNITKAVIPAGVLAQDEINATTPALPAAPAAPTSLAATPLSKSSIQVSWTDASTTETGFELYRSVHVNTNFVLFKSLPPNTNSFLDAGLFPNETYFYKVSAVGVGGSNSTAIVSAATLNTKPVITDVADITVKYGKTLSLSVISQDDDHEPLTLTAQGLPGSWATFADQGDGTGTLALAPLIGNLGQYPNVRIIVADQHNGKDTTTFKITVTDKDVPAIVPVTDVVVNEGSNSAVTITATSDAGTANLTWTAVNFPSFATLTNDALGTGTVTLNPGYIHSGDYNLTVKVKDNVGGESSRTFKVTVVDVNPNSSISMNLVYSTNANAPWNNITGLTTTGLKNNTGATTTVGLAFQTTAWNTWFEGTQTGNNSGVVPDNVLSDYYYFGIFGAPNTVDVKVTGLNPAMTYAFKFLASSKWTGVPDNGTTRYTIGAQTSAVNAQNNTSNLAIINGVTPAGDGSVTFTMSKDGASVVGYLNALIVESQYQAGTTPAAPRALDIALTPNNEAKLTWIDAPFNETGFDVFRSTTKGGTYTKINASPVAANSTSYTDASLTEDTKYFYQVRAFNDIGTSPYSNLDSISVPNLAPKITINGNLALTRGVQSSITVSATDLPANLFTMAVTNLPSFATYQQTTPTSGTITFNPTSANLGVFTFTVSATDNKSATATKDVTVTVSETLVYRIDLNFNQNSVAAAPWNNTSKAPVINDVFSNLKDEGGVNRNVSVTLLSSFGGVYNEGAVTGTNSGVVPDAVLQEYYWFGAFNAPDAAKLKVSGLDKLNKYTFKFVASSNFNNNGSIINNGSTVFTIGARSSSVNVQGNTSNLAVITDVVTNASGEVTIDITKGGDATVGYINGLIIEAVAIDPSGFAPTNLTASGNSKTNIILNWSDNSPTETGFQVYRSTTTSDGVYSLIGTTGADVATYTDNTGATNGKKYYYKVRAVIPSGFTAYSNVASAGTVAFAVYINVNGVAAYDAPAPWNNLSRLAVDNDVFFNLRDELGKQTGLRLRFVEAMEGMNDWGMSTGNDSGIFPDKVLKSFYYTNAYNGIGKLTVEGLDQGFNYNFGFMGAIDVQLNVTTNFSIGDRTVSNRQDQNISNVAYIRSVQPDQNSEVKIQVQEALGSPWSILNAIVIEAYPTDDRKSGVAGGRTNTSGQMREVRYGESNPSVLLYPNPTQRELNVQTLDSSIGDVRYSIVDAMGKVMKEGTYANDEVSSNFTVDLQSSGFQNSVYFIKLVYPDGKVQLKKFVKY
- a CDS encoding acyltransferase family protein; the encoded protein is MNYVKNLDGIRGFAIVLVMFFHYDYLIEAGWVGVQLFFVLSGFLITTILMQDRQDQPLGHYLKGFYWRRTLRIFPIYYLYLLIVALVYAKFHTPEDFKQTAPFLFTYTYNLFPLVYEFSFDIFFTHFWSLSIEEQFYLFWPIIVYFLSTRQLRVLLVVMILVAPVIRFWLANYLLDDGISKDFTEQIVYRFTFSQWDAFAFGAAIPVFGLQATSFNPYKLLVAGMVMFVGFGIFNYRMLLAEGENVGLTSFGFPLGVLNNYQHVWSYSLLSLVCMGFILICVKYSHNIVVKTVFGNPLMVFLGKISYGLYVYHWVIWMAFGRFLKPYFSFPLLGFVCYSVICIGVAYLSFVLIEKPLLSFKNKFFHRNQIAT